Proteins encoded in a region of the Lepeophtheirus salmonis chromosome 6, UVic_Lsal_1.4, whole genome shotgun sequence genome:
- the LOC121119645 gene encoding pre-mRNA-splicing factor 38A has protein sequence MANRTVKDATTIKGTNPQYLIEKVIRTRIYDSKYWKEQCFALTAELLVDKAMELRYIGGTFAGNIKPTPFLCLVLKMLQIQPEKDIVVEFIKNEDFKYVRALGAFYLRLVGSSLDCYKYLEPLLNDYRKIRVQDKQGKFNLSHMDEFVDTLLREERLCDTILPRIQIRSILEETQNLEPRVSILDEDLDEEIEESSSEEEEGILKDDEGDTKKHKSKRRRDSSSERYKSSRRRRRSRSVSRDRRRNRSRSRSRSPRRHDRRRDERSHHRRKESSQKSSSSNSYKSKGGADEMSIEETNKLRISLGLNPLK, from the exons ATGGCAAATAGAACGGTAAAAGATGCAACTACAATCAAAGGAACTAATCCTCAGTACCTCATCGAGAAAGTCATTCGTACACGTATCTATGACTCCAAATATTGGAAGGAACAGTGCTTTGCTCTTACag cGGAATTACTCGTTGATAAGGCTATGGAGCTCCGCTATATAGGTGGAACGTTTGCTGGAAATATCAAACCAACACCTTTTCTTTGCTTGGTGTTAAAAATGCTTCAAATTCAACCAGAAAAAGACATTGTAGttgaattcataaaaaatgaggaTTTCAA ATATGTTCGAGCGCTTGGAGCGTTTTATCTACGCCTCGTTGGATCATCCTTAGATTGTTATAAATACTTAGAGCCACTGTTAAACGATTATCGAAAAATACGTGTACAAGACAAACAAGGAA aGTTCAACTTGAGTCATATGGATGAATTTGTTGATACACTCTTGAGGGAAGAGCGCTTATGTGACACTATTTTACCCAGAATTCAAATAAGAAGTATTTTAGAGGAAACCCAAAATCTTGAGCCTCGAGTCTCTATTCTAGATGAAGACTTGGATGAAGAAATTGAAGAGAGTTCATCTGAAGAGGAAGAGGGCATTTTGAAAGATGATGAAGGGGACACCAAAAAACATAAATCCAAAAGAAGAAGAGATTCATCTTCAGAGCGTTATAAATCATCACGTCGTCGGAGAAGGAGTAGGAGCGTAAGTCGTGATCGAAGGAGGAATAGGTCGCGTTCAAGAAGTAGATCTCCGAGGAGACATGATCGGAGAAGAGATGAACGTAGCCACCATAGACGGAAAGAATCTTCGCAAAAGTCTTCCTCATCAAATTCATATAAGTCAAAAGGTGGAGCGGATGAAATGTCCATTGAGGAAACTAATAAATTGAGGATATCTCTGGGTTTAAATCCTCTGAAATAG